In the genome of Streptomyces sp. NBC_00190, one region contains:
- a CDS encoding GNAT family N-acetyltransferase has product MTTTFPDVTISTDRLVLRPFEEEDVTALTEMMNDENVTAWTTVPHPYTQADAHGWATRQSHAERTEGRGLVLAVTEFLTHRLVGVIHLQSTNWRTRSTEVGYVTAPWARGEGYASESVLAVAQWLFREQGFERLELRTPADNTASQQVAQKIGCISEGVLRNAWIVRTQTADGDWTDSRTDLIVWSLVPEDLDDAEGYGDYADYGDYREGYDAYTADTAYGQRADATGHRVGADWK; this is encoded by the coding sequence ATGACTACCACCTTCCCGGACGTCACCATCAGCACGGACCGGCTGGTGCTGCGCCCCTTCGAGGAAGAGGACGTCACCGCACTCACCGAAATGATGAACGACGAGAACGTCACCGCCTGGACGACCGTCCCGCACCCCTACACCCAGGCCGACGCGCACGGCTGGGCCACCCGGCAGTCCCACGCCGAACGCACCGAGGGCCGCGGCCTCGTCCTCGCCGTCACCGAGTTCCTCACCCACCGCCTCGTCGGCGTCATCCACCTCCAGAGCACCAACTGGCGCACCCGCTCCACCGAGGTCGGCTACGTCACCGCCCCCTGGGCCCGCGGCGAGGGCTACGCCAGCGAGTCCGTACTCGCCGTCGCCCAATGGCTCTTCCGCGAGCAGGGCTTCGAACGCCTCGAACTGCGCACCCCCGCCGACAACACCGCCTCCCAGCAGGTGGCCCAGAAGATCGGCTGCATCAGCGAGGGCGTCCTGCGCAACGCGTGGATAGTGCGCACGCAGACGGCCGACGGCGACTGGACCGACAGCCGCACCGACCTCATCGTCTGGAGCCTGGTCCCCGAGGACCTCGACGACGCGGAGGGGTACGGCGACTACGCCGACTACGGTGACTACCGCGAGGGATACGACGCCTACACCGCGGACACCGCCTACGGACAGCGGGCCGACGCGACCGGCCACCGCGTCGGCGCCGACTGGAAATGA
- the cobT gene encoding nicotinate-nucleotide--dimethylbenzimidazole phosphoribosyltransferase yields the protein MTDTGQVPGEGHPDNAGMVDQQGIPAPVQLPPPLPPGYAFQDLVDDPAEPEDEELLLMPSGQGAWSDPQVVPQVPAFPVENPSAEPAPYADAPYGAEPSYPEAPVAYAEPAAYPEYPSYGADAHETGGRDSGALDLGGLVVPPSDSVRGFPQPAAPAPAVAQAAPVRRPLHMGPPMPEANGGVVRSLADRGPAAAPAPAAPVAAAVPVHQAGPPTTGPEYLDVPRTEAVAAPAPQLGEIPPQAGVPWTPEPAPAPVFAPEPVAEAAPAAAAPEAAPEPVPAPEPVAEAAPEPQPEPVAVEAAAEPEPVPAPVAVEAIAAEPQPQPEPQPQPEPQPQPEAVPAPAETVAQAPEPEPVVEAQPQPEPVVEPEPQPVPEQAAPAAVEPVVEAEPVPAGPVPAEPAPEPAAAEPVQAEQVQEPEQEQQPEPAPESVPAETEPVAAEAEPQPEPVAAVPAEPAAGEAAPAYDDAEREAVLRVMRERRDIRKGFRTDPIPHEVLLRVLEAAHTAPSVGHSQPWDFVVIRSAETRQTMHELAQRQREAYANSLPKARAKQFKELKIEAILDTPVNIVVTADPTRGGRHTLGRHTQPQMAPYSSALAVENLWLAARAEGLGVGWVSFFDEREMVRELGLPEHLEVVAYLCVGYVDEFPDEPELAQAGWSKRRPLSWVVHEETYGRRALPGEEPHDLLSETVASIRPLDAKALGEAWERQKRMTKPAGALGMLEIISAQLSGLSRVCPPPIPEPAAVAIFAGDHGVHAQGVTPWPQEVTTQMVANFLGGGAVCNAFANQVGAEVCVIDVGVAGDLPATPGLLPRKVRPGTADLSVGPAMTREEAVAAIEVGIETARDLVAAGNKALLTGEMGIANTTVSAALISVFTGVDPAEVTGRGTGINDETHARKVEVVRRALELHQPDPADPVGVLAAIGGLEHAAIVGLLLGGASLRTPVILDGVSAGAAALVARAIAPESLSACIAGHRSAEPGHVAALNKLGLRPLVDLDLRLGEGTGALLALPLVQSAARAMHEVATFDSAGVTEK from the coding sequence ATGACTGACACCGGCCAGGTCCCGGGCGAGGGTCACCCGGACAATGCGGGCATGGTGGATCAGCAGGGCATTCCCGCTCCGGTCCAGCTCCCGCCGCCGCTTCCCCCGGGCTACGCCTTCCAGGACCTCGTGGACGACCCGGCCGAGCCCGAGGACGAGGAACTGCTGCTCATGCCGAGCGGCCAGGGTGCGTGGAGCGACCCGCAGGTCGTCCCGCAGGTCCCCGCCTTCCCGGTCGAGAACCCGTCGGCCGAGCCCGCACCGTACGCCGACGCGCCGTACGGCGCCGAGCCTTCGTACCCCGAGGCGCCGGTTGCGTACGCGGAGCCCGCCGCGTACCCCGAGTACCCCTCCTACGGCGCCGACGCCCACGAGACGGGCGGCCGTGATTCCGGCGCGCTCGACCTCGGTGGACTCGTCGTGCCTCCGTCGGACTCCGTCCGGGGGTTCCCCCAGCCCGCGGCCCCCGCCCCGGCCGTCGCCCAGGCCGCGCCGGTCCGGCGCCCGCTGCACATGGGCCCGCCGATGCCCGAGGCCAACGGCGGAGTCGTACGGTCCCTCGCGGACCGCGGTCCGGCAGCGGCGCCCGCTCCGGCCGCTCCCGTCGCGGCGGCCGTTCCGGTCCACCAGGCGGGGCCGCCGACCACGGGCCCCGAGTACCTTGACGTCCCGCGCACGGAGGCCGTCGCCGCCCCCGCGCCGCAGCTCGGCGAGATCCCCCCGCAGGCCGGCGTGCCGTGGACGCCGGAGCCCGCCCCGGCACCGGTGTTCGCCCCCGAGCCGGTGGCGGAGGCCGCCCCGGCAGCTGCGGCTCCCGAGGCCGCGCCCGAGCCCGTGCCCGCCCCGGAGCCGGTCGCCGAGGCCGCCCCCGAGCCGCAGCCGGAGCCGGTCGCCGTCGAGGCCGCCGCCGAGCCGGAGCCCGTACCGGCCCCCGTGGCGGTCGAGGCCATCGCTGCGGAGCCCCAGCCCCAGCCCGAGCCGCAGCCCCAGCCCGAGCCGCAGCCGCAGCCGGAGGCTGTGCCCGCCCCCGCCGAAACGGTGGCCCAGGCGCCGGAGCCCGAGCCCGTCGTGGAGGCCCAGCCGCAGCCGGAGCCCGTCGTGGAGCCCGAGCCGCAGCCCGTACCCGAGCAGGCCGCTCCCGCAGCGGTCGAGCCGGTCGTCGAGGCCGAGCCCGTACCCGCCGGACCCGTTCCCGCCGAGCCCGCGCCCGAGCCGGCCGCCGCGGAGCCCGTTCAGGCGGAGCAGGTGCAGGAACCGGAGCAGGAGCAGCAGCCGGAGCCGGCGCCGGAGTCCGTACCGGCCGAGACCGAGCCGGTCGCCGCCGAGGCGGAGCCGCAGCCCGAGCCCGTCGCCGCCGTCCCGGCCGAGCCCGCCGCGGGCGAGGCCGCTCCCGCCTACGACGACGCCGAACGCGAGGCCGTCCTGCGCGTCATGCGCGAACGCCGTGACATCCGCAAGGGTTTCCGCACCGACCCGATCCCGCATGAGGTGCTCCTGCGCGTCCTGGAGGCGGCCCACACCGCGCCCAGCGTCGGACACTCCCAGCCCTGGGACTTCGTCGTCATCCGCTCCGCCGAGACGCGCCAGACGATGCACGAGCTCGCCCAGCGCCAGCGCGAGGCCTACGCGAACTCCCTGCCCAAGGCCCGGGCGAAGCAGTTCAAGGAACTCAAGATCGAGGCCATCCTCGACACCCCGGTGAACATCGTCGTCACCGCCGACCCCACCCGCGGCGGCCGCCACACCCTCGGCAGGCACACCCAGCCGCAGATGGCCCCCTACTCCTCGGCCCTCGCCGTCGAGAACCTCTGGCTCGCCGCGCGCGCCGAAGGCCTCGGCGTCGGCTGGGTCAGCTTCTTCGACGAGCGCGAGATGGTCCGCGAGCTCGGCCTGCCGGAGCACCTGGAGGTCGTCGCGTACCTGTGCGTGGGCTACGTCGACGAGTTCCCGGACGAGCCCGAGCTGGCCCAGGCCGGCTGGTCGAAGCGCCGGCCGCTCTCGTGGGTCGTCCACGAGGAGACGTACGGGCGCCGCGCGCTGCCCGGCGAGGAGCCGCACGACCTGCTCTCGGAGACGGTCGCCAGCATCCGCCCGCTCGACGCGAAGGCGCTCGGCGAGGCGTGGGAGCGGCAGAAGCGCATGACCAAGCCCGCCGGGGCCCTGGGCATGCTCGAAATCATCTCGGCCCAGCTCAGCGGCCTCTCCCGGGTCTGCCCGCCGCCGATCCCCGAGCCCGCCGCCGTCGCGATCTTCGCCGGTGACCACGGCGTGCACGCCCAGGGCGTCACCCCGTGGCCGCAGGAGGTCACCACCCAGATGGTGGCCAACTTCCTGGGCGGCGGAGCGGTCTGCAACGCCTTCGCCAACCAGGTCGGCGCCGAGGTGTGCGTGATCGACGTCGGCGTCGCGGGCGACCTGCCCGCCACCCCCGGCCTGCTGCCCCGCAAGGTCCGCCCGGGCACGGCCGACCTGTCCGTCGGCCCCGCGATGACCCGCGAGGAAGCGGTCGCGGCGATCGAGGTGGGCATCGAGACCGCCCGCGACCTGGTCGCGGCGGGCAACAAAGCCCTGCTCACCGGCGAGATGGGCATCGCGAACACCACGGTGTCCGCCGCGCTGATCTCGGTCTTCACCGGGGTGGACCCGGCGGAGGTCACCGGCCGCGGCACGGGCATCAACGACGAGACCCACGCCCGCAAGGTCGAGGTCGTACGCCGCGCCCTGGAACTCCACCAGCCGGATCCGGCGGACCCGGTCGGCGTCCTCGCGGCCATCGGCGGCCTGGAGCACGCGGCGATCGTCGGTCTCCTCCTCGGCGGTGCCTCCCTGCGCACGCCGGTCATCCTGGACGGCGTCAGCGCCGGCGCGGCCGCCCTGGTGGCCCGCGCCATCGCCCCCGAATCCCTGTCGGCGTGCATCGCGGGCCACCGCAGCGCGGAGCCGGGCCACGTGGCGGCCCTGAACAAGCTCGGCCTGCGTCCCCTGGTCGACCTGGACCTCCGCCTCGGCGAGGGCACGGGCGCGCTCCTGGCCCTCCCTCTGGTCCAGAGCGCGGCCCGCGCGATGCACGAGGTCGCCACGTTCGACTCCGCCGGAGTCACCGAGAAGTAG
- a CDS encoding aminotransferase class IV, giving the protein MKIWLDGALRDVDDARVSVFDHGLTVGDGVFETLKAERGKPFALTRHLDRLTRSARGLGLPDPDHDEVRRACAAVLEANPVPFGRLRVTYTGGVSPLGSDRGEAAPTLIAAVVESPRRPDTTAVVTVDWVRNERSAVAGLKTTSYAENVVALATAARAGASEALLANTVGRLCEGTGSNVFVVLDGRLHTPPLASGCLAGITRALVVEWAGAKETDLPFEVLEQADEVFLTSSLRDVQAVTRIDGRELAVGPGPVTAEAMRIFDAKAGTELDP; this is encoded by the coding sequence GTGAAGATCTGGCTCGACGGAGCGCTGCGGGACGTCGACGACGCGAGGGTGTCCGTCTTCGACCACGGGCTGACCGTGGGTGACGGCGTCTTCGAGACCCTCAAGGCGGAGCGCGGCAAGCCCTTCGCGCTCACCCGCCACCTGGACCGGCTGACGCGCTCGGCCCGCGGACTGGGCCTGCCGGACCCCGACCACGACGAGGTGCGCCGGGCCTGCGCGGCCGTACTGGAAGCCAACCCGGTGCCGTTCGGGCGGCTGCGCGTCACCTACACCGGCGGCGTCTCCCCGCTCGGCTCCGACCGCGGCGAGGCCGCGCCCACCCTGATCGCCGCCGTGGTGGAGTCCCCCCGCCGTCCGGACACCACCGCCGTCGTCACGGTGGACTGGGTCCGCAACGAGCGCTCCGCCGTGGCCGGCCTCAAGACCACCTCGTACGCCGAGAACGTCGTCGCGCTGGCGACCGCCGCCCGGGCCGGGGCCTCGGAGGCGCTCCTCGCCAACACCGTCGGACGGCTCTGCGAGGGCACCGGCTCGAACGTCTTCGTCGTGCTCGACGGCCGGCTGCACACCCCGCCCCTGGCCTCGGGCTGCCTGGCCGGCATCACCCGCGCCCTCGTCGTCGAATGGGCCGGGGCCAAGGAGACCGACCTGCCCTTCGAGGTGCTGGAGCAGGCCGACGAGGTCTTCCTGACCTCCTCGCTGCGCGACGTCCAGGCGGTCACGCGGATCGACGGCCGGGAGCTCGCCGTCGGCCCGGGCCCGGTCACGGCCGAGGCCATGCGGATCTTCGACGCCAAGGCGGGCACGGAACTCGACCCCTAG
- the cobA gene encoding uroporphyrinogen-III C-methyltransferase yields the protein MAEHPAYPVGLRLAGRRVVVIGGGQVAQRRLPALIAAGADVLLVSPSATPSVDAMAETGEIRWERRRYEDGDLAGAWYALIATQNREANERASAEAERERVWCVRADDASAATAWTPATGRIEGVTVAVLTGNDPRRSAAVRDAVVEGLRDGTLAAPGHRHKSTPGVSLVGGGPGDPDLITVRGRRLLAEADVVIADRLGPRDLLDELPPHVEVIDAAKIPYGRYMAQEAINNALIEHAKAGKAVVRLKGGDPYVFGRGMEELQALAEAGIPCTVVPGISSSISVPGAVGIPVTHRGVAHEFTVVSGHVGPDDPRSLVDWASLAKLTGTLVILMGVDKIGLIAEALVRHGRSADTPVAVVQEGTTATQRRVDATLATVGETVREQQVRPPAVIVIGEVVRVGTPALPTTSA from the coding sequence ATGGCCGAACACCCCGCCTACCCCGTAGGACTCCGTCTGGCCGGCCGCCGCGTCGTCGTCATCGGCGGCGGACAGGTCGCCCAGCGCCGCCTCCCCGCGCTGATCGCGGCCGGCGCCGACGTCCTGCTCGTCTCGCCGTCGGCCACCCCCTCCGTGGACGCCATGGCCGAGACCGGCGAGATCCGCTGGGAGCGCCGCCGCTACGAGGACGGCGACCTCGCCGGCGCCTGGTACGCCCTCATCGCCACCCAGAACCGCGAGGCCAACGAGCGCGCCTCCGCCGAGGCCGAGCGCGAGCGCGTCTGGTGCGTGCGGGCCGACGACGCCTCCGCCGCCACCGCCTGGACCCCGGCCACCGGCCGCATCGAGGGCGTCACCGTCGCCGTGCTGACGGGCAACGACCCCCGCCGCTCCGCCGCCGTCCGTGACGCCGTCGTCGAGGGCCTGCGCGACGGCACCCTTGCCGCCCCCGGCCACCGGCACAAGTCGACCCCCGGCGTCTCCCTCGTCGGCGGCGGCCCCGGCGACCCCGACCTCATCACCGTGCGCGGCCGCCGCCTCCTCGCCGAGGCCGATGTCGTCATCGCCGACCGGCTCGGCCCCCGCGACCTGCTCGACGAGCTCCCCCCGCACGTCGAGGTCATCGACGCCGCGAAGATCCCGTACGGCCGGTACATGGCCCAGGAGGCCATCAACAACGCCCTGATCGAGCACGCCAAGGCCGGCAAGGCCGTGGTCCGGCTCAAGGGCGGCGACCCGTACGTCTTCGGCCGCGGCATGGAGGAGCTCCAGGCCCTCGCCGAGGCCGGCATCCCCTGCACCGTCGTTCCCGGCATCTCCAGCTCCATCTCGGTGCCCGGCGCCGTCGGCATCCCGGTCACCCACCGGGGCGTGGCCCACGAGTTCACCGTGGTCAGCGGCCACGTCGGCCCCGACGATCCGCGTTCGCTCGTGGACTGGGCCTCCCTCGCCAAGCTCACCGGCACCCTGGTGATCCTCATGGGCGTCGACAAGATCGGCCTGATCGCCGAGGCGCTCGTGCGCCACGGCCGCTCCGCCGACACCCCCGTCGCGGTGGTCCAGGAAGGCACCACCGCCACCCAGCGCCGGGTGGACGCGACCCTCGCCACGGTCGGCGAGACCGTCCGCGAGCAGCAGGTCCGCCCACCCGCGGTCATCGTCATCGGAGAGGTCGTCCGCGTCGGCACCCCGGCCCTCCCCACCACCAGCGCCTGA
- a CDS encoding serine/threonine-protein kinase, whose protein sequence is MAMMRLRREDPRVVGSFRLHRRLGAGGMGVVYLGSDRRGQRVALKVIRPDLAEDQEFRSRFAREVSAARRIRGGCTARLVAADLEAERPWFATQYVPGPSLHDKVAEEGPLTAAQIAAIGAALSEGLVAVHEAGVVHRDLKPSNILLSPKGPRIIDFGIAWATGASTLTHVGTAVGSPGFLAPEQVRGAAVTPATDVFALGATLAYAATADSPFGHGSSEVMLYRVVHEEPHLVGVPDALAPLVRACLAKDPEERPSTLQLSMRLKEIASREAQGLSDGRPPAQRARAEQPTGRLPEEYAERTERRTGGSTTPRAQGEPQSGPHSRPSSSRNPRGAAGPSSRPTAGRTGGRPAPRTTGAGLRPSRPDPKLMRQRLIVFVVVTLIVALGIAAAQKL, encoded by the coding sequence ATGGCGATGATGCGGCTCCGGCGCGAGGACCCGCGTGTCGTCGGCTCGTTCAGGCTGCACCGACGGCTCGGGGCCGGCGGTATGGGCGTGGTCTACCTGGGGTCCGACCGGCGCGGGCAGCGCGTCGCGCTCAAGGTCATCCGGCCGGATCTGGCCGAGGACCAGGAGTTCCGCTCCCGGTTCGCCCGCGAGGTGTCCGCCGCCCGGCGGATCCGCGGCGGGTGCACCGCCCGCCTGGTGGCCGCGGACCTGGAGGCCGAGCGGCCCTGGTTCGCCACCCAGTACGTCCCCGGGCCCTCCCTGCACGACAAGGTGGCCGAGGAAGGCCCCCTGACGGCCGCGCAGATCGCCGCCATCGGCGCCGCGCTCTCCGAGGGGCTGGTCGCCGTGCACGAGGCGGGAGTCGTCCACCGGGACCTCAAGCCCTCGAACATCCTGCTCTCCCCCAAGGGCCCCCGGATCATCGACTTCGGGATCGCCTGGGCCACCGGGGCCAGCACCCTCACCCACGTCGGGACGGCCGTCGGCTCCCCCGGTTTCCTCGCGCCCGAACAGGTGCGCGGCGCCGCCGTCACCCCGGCCACCGACGTCTTCGCCCTCGGCGCCACCCTCGCCTACGCGGCGACGGCGGACTCGCCCTTCGGGCACGGCAGTTCCGAGGTCATGCTGTACCGCGTGGTGCACGAGGAGCCGCACCTCGTCGGGGTTCCGGACGCGCTCGCCCCCCTCGTACGGGCCTGCCTGGCCAAGGATCCCGAGGAGCGGCCCAGCACGCTCCAGCTTTCGATGCGGCTCAAGGAGATCGCGTCGCGCGAGGCGCAGGGCCTGTCCGACGGGCGCCCGCCGGCGCAGCGCGCCCGTGCGGAGCAGCCCACCGGCCGGCTTCCCGAGGAGTACGCGGAGCGCACGGAGCGTCGTACGGGCGGCAGCACCACGCCCCGGGCCCAGGGTGAGCCGCAGAGCGGACCGCACTCGCGGCCCTCGTCCTCCCGCAACCCGCGGGGTGCGGCGGGCCCGTCCTCCCGGCCGACCGCGGGGCGTACGGGCGGCCGCCCGGCCCCCCGTACGACGGGGGCGGGGCTGCGCCCTTCACGGCCGGACCCGAAGCTGATGCGGCAGCGGCTGATCGTGTTCGTCGTGGTGACGCTGATCGTGGCCCTGGGCATCGCCGCCGCCCAGAAGCTCTGA
- a CDS encoding chorismate-binding protein: protein MHDLPPLARFGGLLATDLRDVTSDPAALDSSGFWAVAADFEGRLVCARFGDIRPDPVPAPAPGAWRGPAADEWSSSLDRAAYVAGVRRIREHIAAGEVYQANLCRVMSAPLPHPADADVDALTALLARGNPAPYAGTIRLPAHGVEIATASPELFLRRTGRRVDSGPIKGTGRTAEDLLPKDHAENVMIVDLVRNDLGRVCATGSVTVPELCAVEEHPGLVHLVSTVSGELADGVGWPELLAATFPPGSVTGAPKSSALRIIEALETAPRGPYCGGIGWVDADQGTGELAVGIRTFWIDREAPGGPRLLFGTGAGITWGSDPDREWAETELKAARLLRVASGTHENGTMRGAVR from the coding sequence GTGCACGACCTGCCTCCTCTGGCCCGCTTCGGCGGCCTTCTCGCGACCGACCTCCGAGATGTCACCAGCGACCCCGCAGCCCTGGACTCCAGCGGCTTCTGGGCGGTGGCCGCCGACTTCGAAGGGCGGCTCGTCTGCGCGCGCTTCGGGGACATACGCCCCGACCCCGTTCCCGCGCCCGCACCGGGCGCCTGGCGGGGTCCCGCCGCCGACGAGTGGTCCTCCTCGCTCGACCGGGCCGCGTACGTGGCCGGCGTCCGCCGCATCCGCGAGCACATCGCCGCCGGCGAGGTCTACCAGGCCAATCTCTGCCGGGTGATGTCCGCGCCGCTGCCCCACCCGGCCGATGCCGATGTCGACGCGCTCACCGCGCTCCTCGCGCGCGGCAACCCCGCGCCCTACGCAGGAACGATTCGGCTCCCCGCGCACGGCGTCGAGATCGCCACCGCCTCCCCGGAGCTGTTCCTGCGCCGCACCGGCCGCCGCGTCGACTCCGGCCCCATCAAGGGCACCGGCCGCACCGCCGAAGACCTGCTCCCCAAGGACCACGCCGAGAACGTGATGATCGTGGACCTCGTACGCAACGACCTCGGCCGGGTCTGCGCCACGGGCTCCGTCACCGTCCCCGAGCTGTGCGCCGTCGAGGAGCACCCCGGCCTGGTCCACCTCGTCTCCACCGTGAGCGGCGAACTCGCCGACGGCGTCGGCTGGCCGGAGCTGCTCGCCGCCACCTTCCCGCCCGGCTCCGTCACCGGGGCGCCCAAATCCTCCGCCCTGCGGATCATCGAGGCCCTGGAGACCGCTCCCCGAGGCCCCTACTGCGGCGGCATCGGCTGGGTCGACGCCGACCAGGGCACCGGCGAGCTGGCCGTCGGCATCCGCACCTTCTGGATCGACCGGGAAGCCCCCGGCGGCCCCCGCCTGCTGTTCGGCACCGGCGCGGGCATCACCTGGGGCTCCGACCCCGACCGCGAGTGGGCCGAGACGGAACTGAAGGCCGCCCGCCTGCTGCGGGTAGCGTCTGGAACCCACGAGAACGGGACCATGAGAGGGGCCGTACGGTGA
- the cbiE gene encoding precorrin-6y C5,15-methyltransferase (decarboxylating) subunit CbiE: MADRVTVIGWDGSPLTAAARSALSAATLVAGAAHHLALPEVPPAAERIRLGSLGLAARRIAGHRGTAVVFADGDPGFFGVVRTLRAPEHGLEVEVVPAVSSVAAAFARAGMPWDDAQVVVAHPRTLRRAVNVIRAHGKVAVLTSPGAGPAELALLLDGVHRTFVICEELGTDKEQVSVLTSDRAADHTWRDPNVVIVIGGGGQALAAEPAWLLGQSPAQFQSAGRGWARPQADTGEGESAQLRAAQLARLGPRTGDLVWDIGAGSGGVAVDAAALGAAVIAVDADPGACERVTAAARKRGVQLQVVAGRAPHVLENLPEPDVVRVGGGGAQVVAAVADRRPERIVSHASTRDEAEAIGRTLTEHGYEVECALLQSVGLDTRTWAEQERSVVFLLAAERPVTR; the protein is encoded by the coding sequence ATGGCCGACCGGGTCACGGTGATCGGCTGGGACGGCTCGCCCCTGACCGCGGCCGCCCGGTCCGCGCTCTCCGCCGCCACCCTCGTGGCCGGCGCGGCCCACCACCTCGCCCTCCCCGAGGTCCCGCCCGCGGCCGAACGCATCCGCCTGGGCAGCCTCGGACTCGCCGCCCGCCGCATCGCGGGCCACCGCGGCACCGCCGTCGTCTTCGCCGACGGAGACCCCGGCTTCTTCGGCGTCGTACGCACCCTGCGCGCTCCCGAGCACGGCCTGGAGGTCGAGGTCGTCCCGGCCGTCTCCTCCGTCGCCGCCGCCTTCGCCCGGGCCGGCATGCCCTGGGACGACGCCCAGGTCGTCGTCGCCCACCCCCGCACCCTGCGCCGCGCCGTCAACGTCATCCGCGCCCACGGCAAGGTCGCCGTCCTCACCTCGCCCGGCGCCGGCCCCGCCGAACTCGCGCTGCTCCTCGACGGAGTCCACCGCACCTTCGTCATCTGCGAGGAACTCGGTACCGACAAGGAGCAGGTGAGCGTCCTCACCTCCGACCGGGCCGCGGACCACACCTGGCGCGACCCGAACGTCGTCATCGTCATCGGCGGCGGCGGACAGGCCCTGGCCGCCGAACCGGCCTGGCTGCTCGGCCAGAGCCCGGCCCAGTTCCAGTCCGCCGGGCGCGGCTGGGCCAGGCCCCAGGCCGACACGGGAGAAGGGGAGTCCGCCCAGCTGCGCGCCGCCCAGCTCGCCCGGCTCGGCCCCCGTACCGGCGACCTCGTCTGGGACATCGGCGCCGGCTCCGGCGGCGTCGCCGTGGACGCCGCCGCGCTCGGCGCCGCCGTCATCGCCGTGGACGCCGACCCGGGCGCCTGCGAACGCGTAACTGCCGCCGCCCGCAAGCGGGGCGTTCAGCTCCAGGTCGTCGCCGGGCGCGCCCCCCACGTACTGGAGAACCTGCCCGAACCCGACGTCGTACGCGTCGGCGGCGGGGGAGCCCAGGTCGTCGCGGCCGTCGCCGACCGCCGCCCCGAACGGATCGTCAGCCACGCCTCCACGCGCGACGAGGCGGAGGCCATCGGCCGCACACTCACCGAACACGGTTACGAGGTGGAGTGCGCGCTGCTCCAGTCCGTCGGCCTGGACACCCGCACCTGGGCTGAACAGGAGCGTTCCGTCGTGTTCCTCCTGGCAGCGGAACGCCCCGTGACCCGCTGA
- a CDS encoding TrmH family RNA methyltransferase produces the protein MADLITVEDPDDPRLRDYTGLTDVELRRRREPAEGLFIAEGEKVIRRAKDAGYEMRSMLLSAKWVDVMRDVIDELPAPVYAVSPELAERVTGYHVHRGALASMQRKPLPTAEDLLATTRRVVVMEAVNDHTNIGAIFRSAAALGMDAVLLSPDCADPLYRRSVKVSMGAVFSVPYARLEAWPKSLDSVREAGFKLLALTPHQKASPIDVAAPQSLERVALMLGAEGDGLSTQALVAADEWVRIPMAHGVDSLNVGAAAAVAFYAVAQGREAP, from the coding sequence GTGGCTGATCTCATCACCGTCGAGGACCCCGACGACCCGCGCCTGCGCGACTACACGGGCCTGACCGACGTCGAACTGCGGCGCAGGCGCGAGCCCGCGGAAGGGCTCTTCATCGCCGAGGGCGAGAAGGTCATCAGACGGGCCAAGGACGCCGGGTACGAGATGCGCTCGATGCTGCTCTCGGCGAAATGGGTCGACGTCATGCGCGACGTGATCGACGAACTCCCCGCCCCGGTCTACGCCGTCAGTCCGGAGCTCGCCGAACGCGTCACCGGCTACCACGTGCACCGCGGCGCCCTCGCCTCCATGCAGCGCAAGCCGCTGCCCACGGCCGAGGACCTGCTCGCCACCACACGCCGCGTGGTCGTCATGGAAGCGGTCAACGACCACACCAACATCGGGGCCATCTTCCGCAGCGCCGCGGCCCTCGGCATGGACGCGGTGCTGCTGTCGCCCGACTGCGCGGACCCGCTCTACCGCCGCTCGGTGAAGGTCTCCATGGGCGCGGTCTTCTCCGTCCCCTACGCCCGTCTGGAAGCCTGGCCCAAGAGCCTGGACTCGGTCCGCGAGGCCGGCTTCAAGCTGCTCGCGCTGACCCCGCACCAGAAGGCCTCGCCGATCGACGTGGCCGCGCCCCAGTCCCTGGAGCGGGTGGCGCTGATGCTCGGCGCCGAAGGGGACGGCCTGTCCACGCAGGCACTGGTCGCCGCCGACGAATGGGTGCGCATCCCCATGGCGCACGGCGTGGACTCGCTGAACGTGGGCGCCGCGGCCGCGGTCGCCTTCTACGCCGTGGCCCAGGGCCGCGAAGCCCCGTAG